One window of the Macaca thibetana thibetana isolate TM-01 chromosome 13, ASM2454274v1, whole genome shotgun sequence genome contains the following:
- the IAH1 gene encoding isoamyl acetate-hydrolyzing esterase 1 homolog isoform X1: MALCEAAGCGSALLWPRLLLFGDSITQFSFQQGGWGASLADKLVRKCDVLNRGFSGYNTRWAKIILPRLIRKGNSLDIPVAVTIFFGANDSALKDENPKQHIPLEEYAANLKSMVQYLKSVDIPENRVILITPTPLCETAWEKECIIQGCKLNRLNSVVGEYANACLQVAQDCGTDVLDLWTLMQDSQDFSSYLSDGLHLSPKGNEFLFSHLWPLIEKKVSSLPLLLPYWRDVAEAKPELSLLGDGDH, from the exons ATGGCGCTGTGCGAGGCCGCGGGCTGCGGGAGCGCCCTGCTCTGGCCTCGCTTGTTGCTCTTCGGggactccatcacccag TTTTCCTTCCAGCAGGGTGGATGGGGAGCATCGCTGGCTGACAAGCTGGTCAG AAAATGTGATGTTCTGAATCGTGGATTCTCAGGTTACAATACCAGATGGGCCAAAATTATCCTTCCAAGATTAATCAGGAAAGGAAATAGCTTGGACATCCCAGTAGCAGTTACAATTTTCTTTGGGGCCAATGACAGTGCATTAAAAG ATGAGAATCCCAAGCAGCACATTCCCCTGGAGGAGTATGCTGCGAATTTAAAGAGCATGGTGCAGTACCTGAAGTCTGTGGACATCCCTGAGAATCGAGTCATTCTCATCACGCCGACCCCACTTTGTGAAACAGCCTGGGAAAAAGAGTGCATCATACAAG GTTGCAAACTAAATCGCCTGAACTCTGTTGTTGGTGAATATGCCAATGCGTGTTTACAAGTGGCCCAAGACTGTGGGACTGACGTACTTGACCTGTGGACCCTGATGCAGgacagccag GACTTCTCATCTTATTTATCAGATGGACTACATTTGTCTCCAAAGGGGAATGAATTTTTGTTCTCGCATCTCTGGCCTTTGATAGAGAAAAAGGTCTCTTCTCTGCCTTTGTTGCTTCCTTACTGGCGGGATGTAGCAGAAGCAAAACCTGAATTAAGTCTgctgggagatggagaccattag
- the IAH1 gene encoding isoamyl acetate-hydrolyzing esterase 1 homolog isoform X2 produces the protein MVQYLKSVDIPENRVILITPTPLCETAWEKECIIQGCKLNRLNSVVGEYANACLQVAQDCGTDVLDLWTLMQDSQDFSSYLSDGLHLSPKGNEFLFSHLWPLIEKKVSSLPLLLPYWRDVAEAKPELSLLGDGDH, from the exons ATGGTGCAGTACCTGAAGTCTGTGGACATCCCTGAGAATCGAGTCATTCTCATCACGCCGACCCCACTTTGTGAAACAGCCTGGGAAAAAGAGTGCATCATACAAG GTTGCAAACTAAATCGCCTGAACTCTGTTGTTGGTGAATATGCCAATGCGTGTTTACAAGTGGCCCAAGACTGTGGGACTGACGTACTTGACCTGTGGACCCTGATGCAGgacagccag GACTTCTCATCTTATTTATCAGATGGACTACATTTGTCTCCAAAGGGGAATGAATTTTTGTTCTCGCATCTCTGGCCTTTGATAGAGAAAAAGGTCTCTTCTCTGCCTTTGTTGCTTCCTTACTGGCGGGATGTAGCAGAAGCAAAACCTGAATTAAGTCTgctgggagatggagaccattag